The Arachis hypogaea cultivar Tifrunner chromosome 16, arahy.Tifrunner.gnm2.J5K5, whole genome shotgun sequence genome contains a region encoding:
- the LOC112756910 gene encoding protein MAIN-LIKE 1-like: MEDDPARLYRLDGVAHIAGVINDEPERCIRSMRRQQGMRLDDRYIPYLQMAGLYHLARLNDRWFRLDEALDVAYQLGLPVDGRYVSGCLSEFHIYIDGGRPPWVWFQELLGVIPPPSQVQKYAVNCSWFQETFGECPEDADDDTVRRYVRAYIMMLLGTQLFADKSGNRIHIRWLPYVARLEELGTYSWGSAALAWLYRCMCRVANRHVVKLAS; encoded by the exons ATGGAGGACGATCCGGCACGGTTATATCGGTTGGACGGAGTCGCTCATATcgccggggtcatcaacgacgag CCCGAGCGATGCATTAGGAGCATgaggcggcagcagggcatgcgtCTTGATGACAGATACATTCCATACTTGCAGATGGCAGGgctataccatcttgcaaggctgaacgaCCGGTGGTTCCGGCTAGACGAGGCGCTC gacgtggcataccagctggGTTTGCCAGTCGATGGCCGTTACGTGAGCGGGTGCCTGTCAGAGTTCCATATATACATCGATGGAGGCCGTCCACCCTGGGtctggttccaggagttgctaGGAGTTATACCTCCTCCCAGTcaggttcagaagtacgcagtgaactgcagctggtttcaggagacCTTTGGTGAGTGCCCTGAGGATGCAGATGATGACACTGTTCGTCGATATGTccgtgcgtacatcatgatgttgcTAGGCACGCAGTTGTTTGCGGACAAGTCTGGCAACCGGATTCACATTAGATGGCTTCCCTATGTAGCGAGGCTGGAGGAGCTGGGTACGTACAGCTGGGGTTCGGCAGCACTGGcctggttgtaccggtgcatgtgcagGGTGGCAAACAGACATGTTGTGAAATTAGCCTCCtag
- the LOC112758739 gene encoding casein kinase 1-like protein 9: MDHVIAGKFKLGRKIGSGSFGELYIAVNVQTGEEVAVKLESVKTKHPQLHYESKLYMLLQGGTGIPHLKWFGVEGDYNIMAIDLLGPSLEDLFNYCNRKFTLKTVLMLADQLLNRVEYMHSRGFLHRDIKPDNFLMGLGRKANQVYIIDYGLAKKYRDLQTHRHIPYRENKNLTGTARYASVNTHLGIEQSRRDDLESLGYVLMYFLRGSLPWQGLKAGTKKQKYDKISEKKISTSIESLCKNYPSEFVSYFHYCRALRFEDKPDYSYLKRLFRDLFIREGYQFDYVFDWTILKYPQIGGSSRGGRHGNVTATNANGKAAMNVGPSVQKPEKISAGKEVRERFTGGVEGFSRRNPSPRAEHTKHRTYEDTGVQKELHHDQEKGRSSSRYGSTSRKAIISSTRPSSSGDHTDVRTGRLTSVASRPSTTQRAQPVFENKQATFTRTGSTRGTRDDPLRSFELLTIRK, translated from the exons ATGGATCATGTCATTGCTGGGAAGTTCAAACTTGGGAGGAAAATTGGGAGTGGTTCTTTTGGGGAGCTTTATATag CTGTTAATGTACAAACTGGGGAGGAGGTTGCAGTCAAGCTG GAATCTGTGAAGACAAAGCATCCACAGCTTCATTATGAATCAAAATTATATATGCTTCTTCAAGGAGGGA CTGGGATTCCCCACCTAAAATGGTTTGGAGTTGAAGGAGACTACAACATTATGGCTATTGACCTTCTTGGACCAAGTTTGGAAGATTTATTCAATTATTGCAACAGGAAGTTTACACTGAAGACAGTGTTAATGCTTGCTGATCAATTA CTTAATAGGGTTGAATATATGCATTCAAGGGGCTTCCTTCACCGTGACATAAAGCCAGACAATTTTCTAATGGGTCTGGGACGTAAAGCAAACCAG GTATACATCATTGACTATGGCCTTGCAAAAAAATACAGGGATCTCCAGACTCATAGGCACATACCATACAG GGAGAACAAGAACCTCACAGGTACAGCTCGATATGCTAGTGTCAACACTCATCTCGGAATTG AGCAAAGCAGAAGGGATGATCTGGAATCTCTTGGTTATGTACTCATGTACTTCTTGAGAGGAAG TCTTCCTTGGCAAGGTCTGAAGGCTGGcaccaaaaaacaaaaatatgataaaatcaGTGAGAAGAAGATATCAACTTCCATAGAG TCACTCTGCAAAAACTACCCCTCAGAGTTTGTATCGTATTTCCACTACTGCCGAGCACTGCGGTTTGAGGATAAGCCAGACTATTCGTACTTAAAGAGgctttttagagatttatttataAGAGAAG GCTATCAATTCGACTATGTTTTTGACTGGACCATATTGAAATATCCACAAATTGGTGGCAGCTCTAGAGGAGGGCGG CATGGCAATGTCACTGCCACCAATGCCAATGGCAAGGCTGCGATGAATGTGGGACCATCTGTTCAAAAGCCAGAAAAGATCTCAG CTGGGAAAGAGGTTCGCGAGAGATTCACTGGTGGTGTTGAAGGTTTCTCCCGGAGGAACCCTAGTCCTCGCGCTGAGCACACTAAACATAGGACTTATGAAGACACAGGAGTACAAAAGGAGTTG CATCATGATCAAGAGAAAGGACGCAGTTCCTCTCGATATGGCAGTACTTCAAGAAAAGCCATTATCTCATCAACCCGGCCAAGTTCCTCGGGTGACCATACTGACGTTCGTACTGGCCGGCTGACCTCAGTGGCTAGCCGTCCATCTACTACACAGAGAGCTCAGCCTGTGTTTGAGAACAAACAAGCAACTTTCACACGCACCGGATCTACACGAGGTACACGTGACGATCCTCTGCGAAGCTTTGAGCTTCTCACTATCAGGAAGTAA
- the LOC112758740 gene encoding vacuolar protein sorting-associated protein 2 homolog 3, whose product MNIFSKKPTAKEALRESKREMTTATRGIEREIGALQLEEKKLLAEIKRTAKTGNEAATKVLARQLVRLRQQIANLQGSRAQMRGIATHTQAMHAHSSVAAGMQGASKAMAAMNKQMAPAKQAKVIQDFQRQSAQMDMTTEMMSDTIDDALDNDEAEEETEDLTNQVLDEIGVDVASQLSAAPKGRVRTKNTENVSSSGIDDLEKRLAALRNP is encoded by the exons ATGAACATCTTCTCCAAGAAACCCACTGCTAAAG aGGCTCTTCGCGAGAGTAAACGCGAAATGACAACTGCTACCAGAG GTATAGAGAGGGAAATTGGAGCATTACAATTGGAA GAAAAGAAGCTTCTTGCTGAGATAAAGAGAACTGCTAAGACGGGAAACGAG GCTGCAACTAAAGTTCTTGCTCGACAGTTGGTAAGGCTTAGGCAGCAGATTGCTAACCTTCAAGGTAGTCGAGCTCAGATGAGAGGCATAGCAACTCACACACAG GCTATGCATGCCCATTCTTCTGTTGCTGCTGGTATGCAAGGAGCTAGTAAGGCAATGGCAGCTATGAATAAG CAAATGGCACCAGCCAAGCAAGCCAAAGTTATACAAGACTTCCAGAGACAATCAGCGCAGATGGATATGACT ACTGAGATGATGTCTGATACCATAGATGATGCATTGGATAATGATGAAGCCGAAGAGGAGACTGAAGATTTGACAAACCAG GTCCTTGACGAAATTGGAGTGGATGTTGCATCACAG TTATCAGCAGCTCCCAAAGGGAGAGTCCGAACAAAGAACACAGAAAATGTCAGCAG CTCGGGCATCGATGACCTTGAGAAGCGTTTGGCAGCTCTTAGAAACCCATAA